Genomic window (Candidatus Methylacidiphilales bacterium):
TTTCAATGCGGTTCGCATAGCGGGTCAGGGCCTCGGGCGAGGACCCTTTCAGTTGCGGGAAAAAATCCGTCACCACAGGGAACCAATATTCCCAGAATGCGGACGAACGCCCAATGTGATTCTCCCAAAAGCGCGACTGGGATTCATGGATGCCGAGCGAAACCGCCTCGCCCGCCGGCGTGCCATAATGTTCCCGCGGCAACCCCTGCTCGTACAATCCGTGGCCTGCCTCGTGCAGGATGCCATAGAGCGAACTGGTAAAATCAGATTCGTTATAGCGGGTTGTCAGCCTGTGATCGCCCGGCCCGATTCCGGTGCAAAAGGGATGGGCGGAGGTGTCGATGCGGCCGGCCTGAAAATCAAACCCGATTTTGGCGGCGACGAGCTGGTTGAATTTTTCCTGTTGCCCAATCGGATAGGGGCCGGGCGGCAGGATGGCGGGGTTTTCGAGGAATTTTTCCACGCCCCGGTTTGCCAGGGCGGCAACCTTGGGGGCGAGTATCTCAAAAAGTCCCGCCAATTCCTCGGAACGCGCGCCCGGCTCATATTCATCCAGAAGCGCGTCATACGGCGAGTCTTCATAACCCCAGCGCTCGGCCATCTGCAGGCGCAGCCGCACAATGGTTTCCAGGTGCGGGCGAAAAACGCCGAAATCCTTCGCCTTTCGGGCCTCGCCCCAGGCTTCATGGGCTGCGGAAGTTGCACGCTCCAATTCCTCAACCAGCTTGACCGGTATTTTGACAGCACGGTCATAGCGCTTCCGCCATTCGCGCAGATTGGCTTTCCGGATTTTGTCCAGGGAGCCTTTGGAATTTTCACAATCCGACAACCATGCGCCCGTCTTCGGCGCGGTAAAAAGCCTGTGCGACAGCGAGCATAGATGGGCCGTTTGTTCCCCGCGATAGGCCGCGCCTGCCGGAGGCAAATGGGTTTGATGGTCCCAATGCAGCAGGGCAACGGTCGTGTTGAGCAGGGCGCATTCCCGGCTTCGCTCGAAAAGTTTCTGATAGGCTTCCATGCCGAAGGATTTAGCAGGGTCAGGAGGGGATCAAGTCCGCAAAATAAAAATTATTGCGCTCCACCCCTTCGGTGCAGGTCGTGACAAGGGCGGCAACTTCATACCGGCCTTCGCGCAGGATGTTCCTCAAGGCGAGAATGCTGTCCTTGCCTCCGCTCCAACCGAGGATGATTTTTTCGCGTTGCGCTTGAGGCATGGCTTCCTGATGAACTTGCGGGCAAGCCCTAAACTTTGAGGAGCTCGGTTTCTTTGGCCGCCAGCGCCTTGTCAATCTTTTCGATATAGGTATCGGTCAGCTTCTGGACTTCCTTTTCGGAATCGGCAAACTGGTCTTCGGTCAAATCGCCGTCCTTTTGCTCCTTTTTCAACTGGTCGAGCCCGTCGCGCCGGTTGTGGCGAATGACAATGCGTCCGTCTTCGGCGATTTTTTTGACCACTTTGGTCAGGTCGCGGCGGCGTTCCTCGGAGAGTTCCGGGATCGGCAGGCGGATGATTTTTCCGTCCACCATCGGTGAAATGCCGATATTGGATTCTTCGATGGCTTTGCGGATGGGATCCACATTGGAGGCGTCCCAGGGCTGGATCATGATGAGGCGGGGTTCGGGACAGGTAATGCCGGCGAGTTCGCGCAATTGCATGCTCGTCCCATAGGTTTCGACGCGCATATGTTCCACGAGCTGGGGCGAGGCTTTGCCTGTCCGCACGGAGGTGAATTCTTCCTGCACTTTATGCAGGGTCTTTTCCATTTTTTCTTCCGTTTCCAGCAAAATATCGTCCACAGGCATGGCGTTCCTCCTACTTGTCTGTCACTAAAGTGCCAACCGTTCCGCCCAAGGCAACACGTTTTAAATTGCCGCTGCGGAACATGTCAAATACGACAATCGGAACATTGTTGTCCATGCACAAACTGAAGGCGGTTGAATCCATCACCTTCAGGCGCTGGCGCAGGCACTCAATATAGGTAAGCCGGCTGTAGCGTTTGGCGTTCGGGTTCTTTTTCGGGTCGCTGTCGTAAATGCCATCCACTTTCGTCGCCTTCAAAAGAATGTCCGCGCCGATCTCGCTGGCGCGCAGGGCTGCGGTGGTGTCGGTTGAAAAATAGGGATTTCCGGTACCCGCCACAAAAATGACGACACGGTTTTTTTCCAGGTGCCGGATGGCGCGGCGTCGGATGAAAGGCTCGGCCACATTTTTCATTTCGATTGCGGTCTGTACCCGGGTGAATACGCCTTCCTGTTCGAGCGCATCCTGCAGGGCCAATCCATTGATAACAGTGGCCAGCATGCCCATGTAATCGGCGGTGGTGCGGTCCATGCCTTGATTGCTACGCGTCAGTCCGCGCCAGATATTTCCACCCCCGATGACAAGGGCCACCTGCACTCCCATTTCATGGATTTCCTTGACCTGGCAGGCGATGCTCCGGGTGACCGGAGCGGAAATCGGGTTGTTTTCATCGGCCAACACTTCGCCGCTCAGCTTGACTATAATGCGCTTGTACTTGGGTTTAGAGGCCGGAAACCGGGTGGAGGAACGGGGTGGCATGCAAGTGACTATCCGGCGACAGAGAGCAGGCTGTCAATCGGAAATGTTTGCCAACCGTCATCTGTTTGTGACATGTCTTGGATACCCTCCAAAACATTTATGAAAATCCTGCTGGCGGAAGATGACACCGCATCCCGCGCCTTGTTGGAAAACAAGCTCCGGGAAATGGGACACGAAGTCTTTTCGGCCCCCGATGGTGAAGTAGCCTGGGATCGCTTTCTCGGGAGCGGCTGCTCGGTCGTAGTCAGCGACTGGGCGATGCCGCGCCTGGATGGCGTGGATCTTTGCAGGCGGATTCGGGAATACCGTTCTCCCGGGTATGTTTATTTTATCCTGCAAACCGCCCGCACCGGTTCGGAGGACTACCTCAAGGCCATGCATGAGGGAGTGGACGATTTTCTTCCGAAACCGGTTGATTTTCAGGAACTGGAAATCCGGTTGCAGGTGGCCGGCCGGATCATCGGCTACAAAACCACGATCCAGCAGCTCCAATCCCTGTTGCCGATTTGCATGTACTGCAAAAAGGTCCGGGCTGACCGTGAATATTGGCAACAGGTGGAAAGCTATATTCGGGACAAAATAGGGACCAATTTTTCACATGGCGTATGCCCGGATTGCTACACCCAGTTCGTCACGCCGCAGTTGAATGAATTGGCCGGTGATGCGCAGACAGGCTAACCCAACAGGCTCTTGGCCGCTTTGACAAAGCCTTCGGCGTTCAGCCCGTACTTATTGTACAACTCATCCGCCATGTAGGCCGACTGGCCGAACTCGCCCGGGATGCCCAGGCTCCTGGCTTTGACAACATGGCCCGCATTGACCAAGGCATGCACCAGTTGCGATCCAAACCCGCAGACGACCTGATGGTCTTCCATGGTCACAAGTTTTCCCCCGGTTTTTTTCACCGCGGCGCCGATGGTTTCCAGATCAAGCCGGTTCACAAAGGGGCTGTTGATGACCGTGGCGCTGATTTTTTCCGCCTTGAGCAGATCGGCGGCCTGCAAGGCCTTCCCGACCAGAGGCCCGTTGGTTACTAATGTAATGTCAGAGCCCTCGCGCAGCGCCTGGGCCTTGCCCCACTCATAGGTTGCGCCTTCCTTCCAATACACCGGGTAGTTTTCGCGTCCGAGGAAGAACACCGCGGATTCGCCCTCATGGCCCGACTCGCGGGCCTCCGCGATGCGGGTGATCGCCTGATACAAATACGCCTCGGCTTCGTCCGCGCAGGAACAGGCAATGACCACTGTGTGCGGAATCGGGCTCGTCGCGGCAAAATAGGTCGTCGCCTGGTGCGAAGCCCCGTCGGCGGCATCTTGGAAACCGGTGTGCGAGAAAAGCGCGATCACCGGCGCCTGCGATAACGCAGACATCGTAAGCGGCAGATTACCCTTGGTGACTCCAAACTGCGCAAAGGTATCCACAATCGGGATCAGCCCCAGCTTCGACAGCCCGGCGGCCGTGCTCACCATGTTGGACTCGGCGACACCCACGTCGATGGCCCGCTCCGGAAAAGTTTTTTGGAATCCGGCGATGCCGGTGGATCCGGCCAAATCGGCTGAAACCGAAAAGATCGGGTAGCCTTCCTTGACGGCACGGATCGCGGCCTTGGACAACCCTTCCTGGATTTTGGTTTTTTTGACCACGGTCATAGAGGGCGTGGCGGGAGGCGCGGCCTTTTTTGCGGCTTCCTTTTGTTCCCAAAGCGCACGCAGTTCTTTGGCCCAGGCCATGAACTCTTCCGGCGCATTGTTGTGATAAATCTCGTTGACCCAATCGATGATTTTTTCGCCATTGGCCAGGGGGAAACCGTGCCCGCCCGAGGAACTGGCTTCGGTCGATTTGATGCCAAAACCCTTGACGGTTTTCAACCAAAGCGCCACGGGTTTGGTAGTGTCTTTTCTTGCGGCATCGATGGCCTTTTCAACCGCCAGGTAAACCGCCTGCAGGTCGTTCCCTTTTTCCTCGTGAATGACG
Coding sequences:
- a CDS encoding carboxypeptidase M32, which produces MEAYQKLFERSRECALLNTTVALLHWDHQTHLPPAGAAYRGEQTAHLCSLSHRLFTAPKTGAWLSDCENSKGSLDKIRKANLREWRKRYDRAVKIPVKLVEELERATSAAHEAWGEARKAKDFGVFRPHLETIVRLRLQMAERWGYEDSPYDALLDEYEPGARSEELAGLFEILAPKVAALANRGVEKFLENPAILPPGPYPIGQQEKFNQLVAAKIGFDFQAGRIDTSAHPFCTGIGPGDHRLTTRYNESDFTSSLYGILHEAGHGLYEQGLPREHYGTPAGEAVSLGIHESQSRFWENHIGRSSAFWEYWFPVVTDFFPQLKGSSPEALTRYANRIEKSFIRVEADEVTYDLHIILRFEIEQRLIEGDLKAGEVPEYWNSRFEKLFGLKVPDDAAGCLQDIHWSGGSIGYFPTYTLGNLNAAQLSHTLKAEIKGLNAKLLRGEYGEILNWLRLKIHAHGSCLKPLELICQATGEAVDPEYHLKHLKEKVA
- a CDS encoding transketolase C-terminal domain-containing protein — translated: MGADTTVVDKQEAPALKPLLLKSKLASTPKSGPKYSVKIRNAKGEEVVVADPNATRAAVALMDVHAVNHGAACHWGGPAALAEAMASIHAIMFSVKGREWHEAYNFSNDAGHTENGVYALRANYGFDNMKYEDLRAFRSIKSKLTGHGESHLNPEGVLLSNGPLGSSLPQTQGLALADGVTHKDRVTICVVSDGAAMEGEAKEAFAAIPGLAHRGVMAPYVLVLSDNDTKLSGRITKDSFSMHPTFESLATLGWNVIHEEKGNDLQAVYLAVEKAIDAARKDTTKPVALWLKTVKGFGIKSTEASSSGGHGFPLANGEKIIDWVNEIYHNNAPEEFMAWAKELRALWEQKEAAKKAAPPATPSMTVVKKTKIQEGLSKAAIRAVKEGYPIFSVSADLAGSTGIAGFQKTFPERAIDVGVAESNMVSTAAGLSKLGLIPIVDTFAQFGVTKGNLPLTMSALSQAPVIALFSHTGFQDAADGASHQATTYFAATSPIPHTVVIACSCADEAEAYLYQAITRIAEARESGHEGESAVFFLGRENYPVYWKEGATYEWGKAQALREGSDITLVTNGPLVGKALQAADLLKAEKISATVINSPFVNRLDLETIGAAVKKTGGKLVTMEDHQVVCGFGSQLVHALVNAGHVVKARSLGIPGEFGQSAYMADELYNKYGLNAEGFVKAAKSLLG
- a CDS encoding response regulator transcription factor produces the protein MKILLAEDDTASRALLENKLREMGHEVFSAPDGEVAWDRFLGSGCSVVVSDWAMPRLDGVDLCRRIREYRSPGYVYFILQTARTGSEDYLKAMHEGVDDFLPKPVDFQELEIRLQVAGRIIGYKTTIQQLQSLLPICMYCKKVRADREYWQQVESYIRDKIGTNFSHGVCPDCYTQFVTPQLNELAGDAQTG
- the frr gene encoding ribosome recycling factor; this translates as MPVDDILLETEEKMEKTLHKVQEEFTSVRTGKASPQLVEHMRVETYGTSMQLRELAGITCPEPRLIMIQPWDASNVDPIRKAIEESNIGISPMVDGKIIRLPIPELSEERRRDLTKVVKKIAEDGRIVIRHNRRDGLDQLKKEQKDGDLTEDQFADSEKEVQKLTDTYIEKIDKALAAKETELLKV
- the pyrH gene encoding UMP kinase; translation: MPPRSSTRFPASKPKYKRIIVKLSGEVLADENNPISAPVTRSIACQVKEIHEMGVQVALVIGGGNIWRGLTRSNQGMDRTTADYMGMLATVINGLALQDALEQEGVFTRVQTAIEMKNVAEPFIRRRAIRHLEKNRVVIFVAGTGNPYFSTDTTAALRASEIGADILLKATKVDGIYDSDPKKNPNAKRYSRLTYIECLRQRLKVMDSTAFSLCMDNNVPIVVFDMFRSGNLKRVALGGTVGTLVTDK